CTCGGGCTGCCGGGTTGGCGTTGTTCACTTTCCCCGTGGAATCCATTGCCACAATGCCTACCGGAGTAATTTCCAGAATCTGCTGCAGCTTGGTTCTCTCCTTCAGCAGGAGGGACCGGGTTTGCTGCAGTTCTCCTGTCATCTCGTTGAATTGAGATATAAGGGTGTGCCATTCATCGGAAGGCGCCTCTTCCACGTGAACCTGAAAGTCTCCTGAAGCGACCCGCCGCGTTGCTTCCAGAAGATCCTTCAGGGGCTGTGTTAGATATCGGGAAAGGGTTGTCCCGTACCAGAGCGCACCGAATGTCATCCCCAGGGTCAATAGAACGAAGATCAGGATCCTGGTCATGGTCAGCGTGGTCTGCTCCAATCGGAGCTGGTCCAGTGCCTGTGCGGTATTCAGAACGGTCGCCCGATCTTCGCCTAGGGTTCCGTCCATCGATCGGGAAATGACGATTTCCATCAGTGCCTGTTTCTGCGGCAGGGTCAAACCAATCCGGATCAACCAGACCTGCCCCTTTTTCTCTACGAGGATGCCCTCACCGTACTGGTCGATTTCCTTAAGAAATGATCCCGGGATCTGAAAAGAGCCCTGGTTGTCCATCGGCGGCCGGACATTGGAAAAGAGAGGTCTTCGATCCTGATATACCTCTACTGCCGTAAGATCGGAGCCGGACATGTATTCGGATACGACATCCGGCCATGTCTGGGGTGATTTTCCTTTCAGCTGTAAAGTCAGTGTATGCCCGAGCTCACGAATCTCACCGGCTTCCCTGGCGGTATAAGCCTGTGCCAGGTTTCTGGATGCTTCGGCGACGGATTTCAAGTCCCTGGGAACTGAGTTTGCGTGAAGGATCAGGTCGATGGCAATGAACACAAGATAGAGAACGGGGACCAGGATCATTCCCGTCAAACTTAAGGCTACCCGGGTTCGAAGCCGGGAGGCGTAGGTTTTGCTGCGGCGTTCAAGAATGAGCTTGACAAGATAACGAATCAGGATAAAGGCAAAGATAATGAGAAGGGTTGCATCGAGGTACCAGAGGACGAAGATAAGGGCTTTATGGGTGATTAACCATCCGGGGAGAAGCTGTTCCCGGAGGATCAGGACGTAAAGCAGGGTGATTCCTGCCATGATGGCCACCAGAACGGTGAAGATCATTCGGTTGTTCTTGTGAAGAGGCTGCCGATCAGTCATAGACGACAAAGTGGGAGGAAGATACTTCATCCGTTTTTATGTCATCGGGGATGAATAGCCACTTGGTCCTGGGAAGAAGGTGCACCCAGGCTTCTATATATAACATTTCATCCAGGGCATCGGACGGGACCGTGAAAATTTCCCATCGATCCAGCTTGGTCAGGGCATTGACAGCCTCCTGCCAGTGGTGGAAGATCCGGGTGTCCACCAGCTCCCCCTTCTGGCGATAGGTCACCTGATACTCAACACGGACCGGATCGTATTTTACCGATACGGAAACGCGGGTTTTCATGACTTTCCTGTCCCGCCAGCGGGACGAATGTTCGCGTAATGTGAACCAGTAGGTGAATACGGCGGGAAGTCCCCCACGAATTCGCTCCACGACTTCCTGGGGTAATAGCGGGGTAATCGAAATCGATGCGGAAATCACCCGTCCTTCAACACTGAGTTCGAAGTGCTCAACCCTGACTTCCTCTCCCCGGGAAGAGGCGGAGAAGATAAGGCAAAGAAATACGAAGGCAAAGATTTTTCTCATCGACTCCACCTATTATATCCAAAAGAAACCCGATATTCCTCTTTCCGGCTCGTCCGGGAAGGTAGACGCAGGATTTTCATTATGGATCTCCCGGCGATGATGGGGTGTTGATCTTCACGCCTGTTATGGGTACAAATAACGGATGTGGATGGATTTTGTTGATCTATGAGGCAATTACGGCTGCGGCCGCTTGTATGATTTCCGGGTAGATAAGAAACAATCATATTGGGTTATAATATACGCATATGGATGTGAATGCCGTTGACCTGAAATACAAGGAGATCCTGTACGCATGCCTCGAGGAGATGAAAGCAACCAAGGCAGCACTGTATCTCATGGAAAGTGACGGTGACTTCCATCTTAAGACCTATTATGGATTTACAAAATCGGATCTTCTTACCGAACGTCACACCAAAGATTCTCATGTTGTTCAGCTCATAGCTCTGGAGCGAAAGCCATTCTGTTACAACAACCTGACAGAGGCGATGAATCTCGCTCCATTGTTGACCAAAGCCAACACGACCCGTATCCTGATTGCCCCCATCTATCTGGATCGGATTGTCGGGTTCCTGGATGTCCGGGATAAAGCCGGAAAGGCTCCTTTTGAAGACCAGGACCTTATTGTCGCTGACGGAATAGCCATGCGATACGGTCGCATGCTGAAACAGAT
The sequence above is a segment of the Thermoanaerobaculia bacterium genome. Coding sequences within it:
- a CDS encoding ATP-binding protein, giving the protein MTDRQPLHKNNRMIFTVLVAIMAGITLLYVLILREQLLPGWLITHKALIFVLWYLDATLLIIFAFILIRYLVKLILERRSKTYASRLRTRVALSLTGMILVPVLYLVFIAIDLILHANSVPRDLKSVAEASRNLAQAYTAREAGEIRELGHTLTLQLKGKSPQTWPDVVSEYMSGSDLTAVEVYQDRRPLFSNVRPPMDNQGSFQIPGSFLKEIDQYGEGILVEKKGQVWLIRIGLTLPQKQALMEIVISRSMDGTLGEDRATVLNTAQALDQLRLEQTTLTMTRILIFVLLTLGMTFGALWYGTTLSRYLTQPLKDLLEATRRVASGDFQVHVEEAPSDEWHTLISQFNEMTGELQQTRSLLLKERTKLQQILEITPVGIVAMDSTGKVNNANPAARAILNLPLETQNLQDLPQEIKDLLHSRDESTHGHSKSSLTLDGAYLEIGILPLPDGGKLLVVEDLTQLVRAQKMATWQEAAKQIAHELKNPLTPIKLSAERLLLRSRSSEPDESLIEGTCNTILQEVDHLKGLVDGFLQYARLPSPTPRLLDIQEIFRNLADLYKDIKPGVSILMDCEPGVVILADPQLLRQALTNLLDNAVEACSAGQTVTLQGNQSKEGVILRIADEGRGIPEKDREHIFRPYFSTKGRGSGLGLSIVHRVIQDHGGTIHVENNKPRGTVFTITMPLVELPG
- a CDS encoding DUF4390 domain-containing protein — protein: MRKIFAFVFLCLIFSASSRGEEVRVEHFELSVEGRVISASISITPLLPQEVVERIRGGLPAVFTYWFTLREHSSRWRDRKVMKTRVSVSVKYDPVRVEYQVTYRQKGELVDTRIFHHWQEAVNALTKLDRWEIFTVPSDALDEMLYIEAWVHLLPRTKWLFIPDDIKTDEVSSSHFVVYD